The following are encoded together in the Gemmatimonadaceae bacterium genome:
- a CDS encoding farnesyl diphosphate synthase: MTDTRPEFAADRAAVDAALGVLTDRETRPLAGPVGDAIRYSLEGGGKRLRGVLFLAGYRAAGGRGDAAGLAAAIEVVHAYSLVHDDLPCMDDDDMRRGRPTVHRVFGVAAATAAGVAMVPLAARAAAQAARDMGLAPALGQRIVQELMRASGAGGMIGGQLLDLEGEGRSLTVADLERIHRAKTGALIAASVKLGGLAAGAAPDAMAALDRFGSSVGLAFQIADDVLDVTATTDELGKTAGKDVAFGKSTYPALLGVEGAVARADALVGEGCAALARAGLLTAELDGLARFIIARRS; the protein is encoded by the coding sequence GTGACTGACACCCGGCCGGAATTCGCCGCTGATCGAGCGGCGGTGGATGCGGCGCTCGGGGTGCTCACCGACCGCGAGACCCGTCCGCTGGCCGGCCCGGTGGGCGACGCCATTCGCTACAGCCTCGAAGGGGGCGGGAAGCGGCTGCGCGGGGTGCTGTTCCTGGCCGGCTACCGGGCGGCGGGCGGACGCGGGGACGCCGCCGGCCTCGCGGCGGCCATCGAAGTGGTGCATGCGTACTCGCTCGTGCACGACGACCTCCCGTGCATGGACGACGACGACATGCGGCGCGGCCGGCCCACGGTGCATCGCGTCTTCGGCGTGGCCGCGGCAACGGCAGCGGGCGTGGCCATGGTGCCGCTCGCGGCCCGGGCTGCGGCCCAGGCGGCTCGCGACATGGGGCTCGCTCCGGCCCTGGGGCAACGCATCGTCCAGGAACTCATGCGCGCGTCCGGGGCGGGGGGGATGATTGGCGGGCAGTTGCTCGATCTCGAAGGGGAGGGGCGCTCCCTGACCGTGGCCGATCTGGAGCGCATCCACCGGGCCAAGACGGGCGCGCTGATCGCGGCGTCGGTCAAGCTCGGCGGGCTGGCCGCGGGCGCCGCGCCAGACGCCATGGCGGCCCTCGATCGGTTCGGCTCGAGCGTGGGGCTGGCGTTCCAGATCGCCGACGACGTGCTCGACGTGACGGCGACCACCGACGAACTGGGCAAGACGGCGGGCAAGGACGTGGCGTTCGGCAAGAGCACCTACCCGGCGCTGCTGGGCGTGGAGGGAGCGGTGGCCAGAGCGGACGCGCTGGTCGGCGAGGGGTGCGCGGCGCTGGCCCGGGCCGGTCTGCTCACGGCGGAACTGGACGGCCTGGCGCGGTTCATCATCGCCCGCCGATCGTAG
- the rny gene encoding ribonuclease Y encodes MNVPAILAALGALLLASPAFFIVGRRQGRAAELRRQAEAKATAQELAKRVVDDAEREAENLRKSAIVSGKEEMIKLRETFELEARGRREEVEREERRIEEREAVLDRKFDALDQRDKDLSRRLSEFGRREKGVIQREQDLEKLIGEERRRLEQLAGMSAQDAKGELIRRMEEEAHADAANRIREIRETARRNAEREAKKIVALAIQRIAADHTAESTVSAVALPNDEMKGRIIGREGRNIRAFELATGVDVIIDDTPDTVVVSCFDPIRREIARLALEKLVADGRIHPGRIEEVVNKSRKEVDTQIIEFGEEGAYEAGVHGLHPELIKLVGRMHWRTSYGQNILQHSKEVAWLAGIMAAELGLDVAMAKRGALLHDIGKVLTHEHEGTHVQLGVEVATKYGENPLVVNCIAAHHDDVPHETEISVLVQAADAISGSRPGARREAFETYVKRLEGLERIASSYKGVERVFAIQAGREVRVIVAPDQVDDPRMATLSEEIARRIEAELQYPGQIKVVLIRETRAVDFAR; translated from the coding sequence ATGAACGTTCCCGCGATCCTCGCCGCGCTTGGCGCATTGTTGCTTGCGTCGCCGGCGTTTTTCATTGTAGGTCGGCGGCAGGGGCGTGCGGCGGAGCTGCGGCGCCAGGCGGAGGCCAAGGCCACCGCCCAGGAGTTGGCCAAGCGCGTGGTGGACGACGCCGAGCGCGAAGCCGAAAATCTCCGCAAGAGCGCGATCGTCTCCGGCAAGGAAGAGATGATCAAGCTGCGCGAGACCTTCGAACTGGAAGCGCGCGGGCGCCGCGAGGAAGTGGAGCGCGAGGAACGGCGCATCGAGGAGCGGGAGGCCGTGCTCGATCGCAAGTTCGACGCCCTCGATCAGCGCGACAAGGATCTGAGTCGGCGGCTGAGTGAATTCGGCCGCCGCGAGAAGGGCGTGATCCAGCGCGAGCAGGACCTCGAGAAGCTGATCGGCGAGGAACGCCGCCGGCTCGAGCAGTTGGCCGGCATGTCGGCGCAGGACGCCAAGGGCGAACTCATCCGCCGCATGGAAGAGGAGGCCCACGCCGACGCCGCCAACCGCATCCGCGAGATTCGCGAGACGGCGCGGCGCAACGCCGAGCGCGAAGCCAAGAAGATCGTGGCCCTCGCCATCCAGCGCATCGCCGCCGATCACACGGCCGAGAGCACGGTGTCGGCGGTGGCGTTGCCCAACGACGAGATGAAGGGCCGCATCATCGGGCGCGAAGGGCGCAACATCCGCGCCTTCGAGCTGGCCACGGGCGTGGACGTGATCATCGACGACACGCCCGACACGGTGGTCGTCTCGTGCTTCGACCCGATCCGCCGCGAGATCGCGCGGCTCGCGCTCGAGAAGCTCGTCGCCGACGGGCGCATCCACCCCGGGCGCATCGAGGAAGTGGTCAACAAGTCGCGCAAGGAAGTGGACACGCAGATCATCGAGTTCGGCGAGGAGGGCGCGTACGAGGCGGGGGTCCACGGACTGCACCCGGAGCTGATCAAACTCGTGGGCCGCATGCACTGGCGCACCAGCTATGGGCAGAACATCCTGCAGCATTCCAAGGAAGTGGCGTGGCTGGCCGGCATCATGGCCGCCGAGTTGGGGCTGGACGTGGCAATGGCCAAGCGCGGCGCGCTGCTCCACGACATCGGCAAGGTGCTCACGCACGAGCACGAGGGCACGCACGTGCAGCTGGGCGTGGAGGTGGCCACGAAGTACGGTGAGAATCCGCTGGTCGTGAACTGCATTGCCGCCCACCACGACGACGTGCCGCACGAGACCGAGATCTCGGTGCTCGTGCAGGCCGCCGACGCGATCTCGGGATCGCGGCCGGGGGCCCGGCGCGAGGCGTTCGAGACCTACGTGAAGCGGCTGGAGGGGCTGGAGCGGATCGCGTCCAGCTACAAGGGCGTGGAGCGCGTGTTCGCCATCCAGGCCGGGCGGGAGGTGCGCGTCATCGTGGCCCCCGACCAGGTGGACGATCCGCGCATGGCCACGTTGTCGGAGGAGATCGCGCGCCGGATCGAGGCCGAGTTGCAGTACCCCGGGCAGATCAAGGTCGTGCTCATTCGCGAGACGAGGGCGGTGGACTTTGCCAGATAA
- the dxs gene encoding 1-deoxy-D-xylulose-5-phosphate synthase, with the protein MTILDRIQSPADVRALSRADLNTLADEMRARLIDVCSRTGGHIGAGLGVVELTIALHAVFETPRDQLVWDVGHQGYPHKLLTGRNDRMETLRKEGGISGFLKRSESEYDVFGAGHAATAISAALGVAAGRDIRGDDYKVVAVLGDGALTSGLAYEGLNNAGHSDRDIVVVLNANEMSIAPNVGAMSKYLNSVQRNPLYNRLRTAIGDIVDKAPGPLAGMGAWVKKWEESVKSFLTPGVLFEELGFRYFGPIDGHDIGTLLDTFTAVRNMSGPRLVHVITQKGKGYPAGEHSAGEKWHALPPGHDPSTGKPLKASTGNPAYTTVFGKGLAAIAEADPRVVTITAAMPSGTGTSFVASAVPSRFFDVGIAEGHAVTFAAGLATRGLRPVVAIYSTFLQRGFDNIIHDVAIQSLPVVFCMDRAGLVGEDGETHMGLYDIAYMLTVPNMTVTAPQDGREMLGLLRAGLEHDGGPFCLRYPRAAVPDDTPPVQDIASVPYGTWEVRRHGADVAILAVGTMVQSSLDAADVLAAEGLHVTVVNCRFLKPYDEVTLAAVLADHKQVLVVEEGTVVNGFGAYMTAIIERHDPAVRVDTLGVPDRIIYAAPRNKQLEICGLTPEGIAERVRALHGSEAMAR; encoded by the coding sequence ATGACCATTCTCGATCGCATCCAATCGCCCGCCGACGTCCGCGCCCTCAGTCGTGCCGACCTGAATACGCTGGCCGACGAGATGCGCGCCCGCCTCATCGACGTGTGCTCCCGCACGGGAGGCCACATCGGCGCCGGCCTCGGCGTGGTGGAACTCACGATCGCGCTGCACGCGGTGTTCGAGACGCCGCGCGACCAGCTCGTGTGGGACGTGGGCCACCAGGGGTATCCGCACAAGCTGCTCACCGGGCGCAACGATCGGATGGAGACCCTGCGCAAGGAAGGCGGGATCTCGGGATTCCTCAAGCGCAGCGAGAGCGAGTACGATGTGTTCGGCGCGGGGCATGCGGCCACGGCCATCTCCGCCGCGCTCGGCGTGGCCGCGGGCCGCGACATCCGTGGGGACGACTACAAGGTCGTCGCGGTCCTCGGCGACGGCGCGCTCACGAGCGGCCTGGCCTACGAAGGGCTGAACAATGCCGGCCATTCCGACCGCGACATCGTGGTCGTGCTCAACGCCAACGAGATGTCCATCGCCCCCAACGTGGGCGCGATGTCCAAATACCTGAATTCGGTGCAGCGCAATCCGCTGTACAACCGGCTACGCACGGCGATCGGCGACATCGTGGACAAGGCGCCGGGACCGCTGGCCGGCATGGGCGCGTGGGTCAAGAAGTGGGAGGAGAGCGTCAAGTCGTTCCTCACGCCCGGCGTGCTGTTCGAGGAGTTGGGGTTCCGCTACTTCGGCCCCATCGACGGACACGACATCGGAACCCTGCTCGACACGTTCACGGCGGTCCGCAACATGTCCGGTCCGCGGCTCGTCCACGTGATCACGCAGAAGGGCAAAGGCTACCCGGCCGGCGAGCACTCGGCGGGCGAGAAGTGGCACGCGCTTCCGCCCGGGCACGATCCGTCCACGGGCAAGCCGCTCAAGGCATCCACCGGCAATCCGGCGTACACCACGGTGTTCGGCAAGGGGTTGGCCGCGATCGCCGAAGCGGATCCGCGCGTGGTGACGATCACGGCGGCGATGCCGAGCGGCACCGGGACGTCGTTCGTGGCCAGCGCCGTGCCCAGCCGGTTCTTCGATGTCGGCATCGCCGAGGGCCACGCCGTGACGTTCGCGGCGGGGCTCGCCACGCGCGGCCTGCGCCCGGTGGTGGCGATCTACTCCACGTTCCTGCAGCGCGGATTCGACAACATCATCCACGACGTGGCCATCCAGTCGCTCCCCGTGGTCTTCTGCATGGACCGCGCCGGCCTGGTCGGCGAGGACGGCGAGACGCACATGGGCCTGTACGACATCGCGTATATGCTCACCGTGCCGAACATGACCGTCACCGCGCCGCAGGACGGGCGCGAGATGCTCGGCCTGCTCCGCGCCGGGTTGGAGCACGATGGGGGGCCGTTCTGTTTGCGGTACCCGCGCGCCGCCGTGCCCGACGACACGCCGCCCGTGCAGGACATCGCGTCCGTGCCCTATGGCACCTGGGAAGTGCGGCGGCACGGCGCCGACGTGGCGATCCTCGCCGTCGGCACCATGGTGCAGTCGTCGCTCGACGCGGCCGACGTGCTGGCCGCCGAAGGGCTCCACGTGACGGTCGTCAACTGCCGCTTCCTCAAGCCGTACGATGAAGTGACGCTGGCCGCGGTGCTCGCCGACCACAAGCAGGTGCTCGTGGTGGAGGAGGGCACGGTGGTCAACGGATTCGGCGCCTACATGACCGCGATCATCGAGCGGCACGATCCGGCGGTGCGGGTGGACACGCTGGGCGTGCCGGACCGCATCATCTACGCGGCGCCGCGGAACAAGCAACTCGAGATCTGCGGGCTGACGCCGGAGGGCATCGCCGAACGCGTGCGGGCCCTGCACGGGAGCGAGGCGATGGCCCGGTGA
- the xseB gene encoding exodeoxyribonuclease VII small subunit: MSFETRLQRLEDIVAELEGDTLDLARALALFEEGIACLRDATAELSKAEAQVQRLVERADGTFEVTDLRD, translated from the coding sequence ATGAGTTTCGAGACGCGGCTGCAACGGCTGGAGGACATCGTGGCCGAACTGGAGGGCGATACGCTCGACCTCGCGCGCGCCCTCGCCCTGTTCGAGGAAGGCATCGCCTGTCTGCGCGACGCCACGGCCGAGCTCAGCAAGGCCGAAGCCCAGGTCCAGCGGCTGGTCGAGCGCGCCGACGGCACGTTCGAGGTCACCGACCTGCGTGACTGA
- the folD gene encoding bifunctional methylenetetrahydrofolate dehydrogenase/methenyltetrahydrofolate cyclohydrolase FolD — MPDNTLARGVLIDGVALAKKIRERVAEEAAALTARGLTPGLTVVLVGDDPASAVYVRSKGRASEEAGIASDTIRLPATTSERDLLALVDRLNADRTVHGILVQMPLPKHIDPDVVIRRIDPEKDVDGFHPYNVGLLLTGSKEGYAPCTPAGVMAMLRAYGVETRGANVVVVGRSNIVGKPMAALLVQAGADADATVTVCHSRTRDLAEHTRRADIIIAAVGRAHLITADMVKPGAVVIDVGMNRLADETAPKGYRLVGDVDFEGVKQVAALITPVPGGVGPMTIAMLLQNTVRAAFRALG; from the coding sequence TTGCCAGATAACACGCTGGCGCGGGGCGTGCTGATCGACGGCGTCGCCCTCGCCAAGAAGATCCGGGAACGCGTGGCCGAGGAAGCGGCCGCGCTGACGGCCCGCGGCCTCACGCCGGGCCTGACGGTGGTGCTCGTGGGCGACGATCCGGCGAGCGCCGTGTACGTGCGTTCCAAGGGACGCGCGTCGGAGGAGGCGGGCATCGCGTCCGACACCATCCGGCTGCCGGCCACGACCTCGGAACGCGATCTGCTCGCGCTCGTGGACCGGCTGAACGCCGATCGCACCGTGCACGGCATCCTCGTGCAGATGCCGCTGCCCAAGCACATCGACCCCGACGTCGTGATCCGCCGCATTGACCCCGAGAAGGACGTGGACGGGTTCCACCCGTACAACGTGGGACTGCTGCTCACCGGCTCCAAGGAGGGCTACGCTCCCTGCACGCCGGCCGGCGTGATGGCCATGCTGCGCGCCTACGGCGTGGAGACGCGGGGCGCCAACGTGGTGGTCGTGGGCCGCAGCAACATCGTGGGCAAGCCGATGGCGGCGCTCCTCGTCCAGGCGGGCGCCGACGCCGACGCGACGGTCACGGTGTGCCATTCACGCACGCGCGATCTGGCCGAGCACACCCGCCGGGCCGACATCATCATCGCCGCCGTCGGACGCGCCCACCTCATCACCGCCGACATGGTGAAGCCGGGCGCCGTGGTGATCGACGTCGGCATGAATCGCCTGGCCGATGAGACGGCGCCCAAGGGCTACCGCCTGGTGGGGGACGTGGATTTCGAGGGCGTGAAGCAGGTGGCGGCGTTGATCACTCCGGTGCCGGGCGGTGTGGGGCCGATGACGATCGCGATGTTGCTCCAGAACACGGTGCGAGCCGCGTTCCGCGCGCTCGGCTGA
- the xseA gene encoding exodeoxyribonuclease VII large subunit → MPRGREPRGSGAGGFDLFEAPADAAGMIAPDAAPGERAETAIPVALLTQTAKAVIDGAFSPLWVRGEVSDFKAHRNGHWYFSLRDASAQIRCVVWARDQRGIPAAPDDGMLVSALGQLTVYAARGEMQFGIRRLEAAGDGLWRKAFEQTRARLEADGLLAPERKRPIPRYPRRIAVITSPTGAALHDITAVIRRRAPGVEVVVIPAAVQGETAPAELCAALDRLARWGDADLLIIGRGGGAREDLWAFNDEAVARALAACPLPTISAVGHEVDVTICDLVADLRAPTPSAAAEAAVRAVSELATEVRLLGARLRRAVGSRLDVSALRLQRAGRAMHGRASRAVERRRARMQALAGRLDALSPLATLERGYAVARDPSGRVLSSAAQFTPGSTFDLTLRDGRVGARAIDIQERA, encoded by the coding sequence ATGCCCCGCGGGCGCGAGCCGCGCGGATCGGGCGCGGGCGGCTTTGACCTGTTCGAGGCGCCGGCCGACGCCGCGGGGATGATCGCGCCCGATGCGGCGCCGGGTGAGCGCGCCGAGACGGCGATCCCGGTCGCCCTCCTCACCCAGACGGCCAAGGCCGTGATCGACGGAGCCTTCTCGCCGCTCTGGGTGCGCGGCGAGGTCAGCGATTTCAAGGCGCACCGCAACGGCCACTGGTACTTCTCGCTGCGCGACGCGTCGGCGCAGATCCGCTGCGTGGTCTGGGCGCGCGACCAGCGCGGCATTCCGGCGGCCCCGGACGACGGGATGCTGGTCTCGGCGCTGGGCCAGCTCACGGTGTACGCTGCGCGCGGCGAGATGCAGTTCGGGATCCGCCGCCTCGAAGCGGCGGGCGACGGGCTCTGGCGCAAGGCGTTCGAGCAGACGCGCGCCCGGCTCGAAGCCGACGGACTGCTGGCCCCGGAACGCAAGCGCCCCATCCCGCGCTATCCGCGCCGTATCGCCGTGATCACGAGTCCCACCGGCGCCGCGCTGCACGACATCACGGCCGTGATCCGGCGGCGCGCCCCGGGCGTGGAGGTGGTCGTCATCCCCGCCGCCGTGCAGGGCGAGACGGCGCCCGCCGAATTGTGCGCCGCGCTCGACCGGCTGGCGCGGTGGGGCGACGCCGACCTGCTGATCATCGGACGCGGCGGCGGCGCGCGCGAGGACCTCTGGGCGTTCAACGACGAGGCCGTGGCCCGCGCCCTGGCCGCCTGTCCGCTGCCCACGATCTCGGCGGTGGGCCACGAGGTGGACGTGACGATCTGCGACCTCGTGGCCGATCTGCGCGCGCCCACGCCGAGCGCGGCGGCCGAGGCCGCCGTGCGCGCGGTGAGCGAGTTGGCCACGGAGGTGCGGCTGCTCGGCGCGCGCCTCCGGCGCGCCGTGGGGTCGCGACTGGATGTGTCGGCGCTCCGGCTGCAGCGCGCGGGGCGCGCGATGCACGGGCGCGCGTCGCGCGCCGTCGAGCGTCGGCGCGCCCGGATGCAGGCCCTGGCCGGCCGGCTCGATGCGCTGAGCCCACTGGCCACGCTGGAGCGCGGCTATGCCGTGGCCCGCGACCCGTCGGGGCGCGTGCTGTCGTCGGCGGCGCAGTTCACCCCGGGATCGACGTTCGATCTCACGTTGCGCGACGGCCGGGTCGGCGCCCGCGCGATCGACATCCAGGAGCGCGCATGA